CGTCCTCTCGCGGGGATACCAGCCCTAAGGATAGGGCAAGTGTAAGCTTGAGGTTTCCGCCGAAACCCACTCCGTATTTTAGAGCTACATCCCGCACATAGTTGAGATTAAGCTGTTCATCGATGGCGAACCCATCCGTCCCTACCGCAGCCACTTCCTCAAGACATTTGGTCGCATCACCACAGATGAAAAAGCTGGACACCTTACCGGCTTTTTTGACAGCCTCGATTGCGGGCTGAGCAGCAGGGGTTACAAATTCACGAAAGATTTCAGGCTTGATTAACGATGCCACAGGGTCTGTAATGGCGATCACGTCACATCCGATTTCTTCGGCATAAATTCGGGCCGCTTCACCAGCCACTTTTCCACTAAATTCGATAATTTCTTTTGCGATGGGTCTATTTTTAATTACATCCGTGAAAATCCGAACACCCCGCAAATGACTTGCGAGGGTCAAAGGCCCGCACAATATCCCATAAAGCGCCACATCCGAAAGTTCTGCCCTGACCTTTTTCCCTGCCTCCACTATCACCGGCCATCGACCATCTTTAGGCCCTGGAATTTTTAATCCAGATTCGGTGAGTGTCTTTTTATCAAGCGGGTGTCCTGTAATAGATGGCGGGTTGTCAGGCCACCACTTATGACTACAACCCATGGAAATAGCTTCTACAGTGAGATCGAACAGCAAAGGAATTCCATCGGCCTTATAGCGTTGGGCGGCAAACAAGACCCCTTTTGCGATGAGGTCAGGGTCCTGCAGGAATTTGTCGGCGGGTTCATTAATTAAAAAGGCGCTATGGACTCCAGAGTAAGGAACCCAGGGAACTTTTTCGGTGGCAAGCCCTTTTACGGCATTGATTACGTGCTGTTTCCCCATTTTTCTCCTGAAAAGGTTCCGCGCGATACCTGGCGTGGCAAGCTTTGTTAGGGGTCAGTTCTATTTCATTGATCCGACTCGCCGCCAATGAACTGCGAAAGGGTTTAAAGCACTGTTATGAGACTGGGTTCCAAAGAAATGTCCACCTTCAGACGAGTTAGAAGTTGTCTTCAGGAATCCAGGATTGATGACTGTCCATTTCCTTGTTTATCGAGGTTAAAGTTCAGCAGACGGAATGTCAAGATCTACGTTAGGTCTATTAAAGTCTAAAGGCGGCTCCCGGATCTGGACGACCATCAGATTTAACTTACGCAATTTATTACTGCAGATATGTTGCTGATTTAATGTGTATTAGTTATATTTGCTTGTCGGTATCGCGAGTTGTAAAGTTCAGTTTGTCTAAATCTATTTTGTGACGTGTATAGACTATGAACCAAAAAACAAGATGCAAAAAGTTCAGGGTAAGAGAATAAAAGTCTTTTCAACTCGATGATCTGAAGGGTCCATTCCGCGGTCAATCTAATTAGCCCTGAATCTCATGGAATTTATGCCAGATCAATTTTTTTCAAGTGGCTCGCCAAATTCCGGTCCTTTCGGTCTATACCGAGCTTTTTTCGAATCGAAATCCGCTGAAGACGAATGGTGTCAGGGCTCTTATCGAGAATGAAAGCAATCTGTTCACTAGTTTTACCCAAGCGTATCAACTGCGCTACCTCCAATTCTTTCTCAGTCAATCTGGGGGAGTGGTCTGTTTGTTCCACCTTCCTTGTTTCCGGAGCTGTCCCCAGTTCCTGGAGTAGAAGGCTAACTTGTGTTTCCACGGCCTGTGGCTTGTTTTTAGCCTCAAGAATCCGGAATAAGCGATCGTTGATTCTGTGCGACAGATCACCTACTACTCTTTCACAGGCCATTATTCTTTCCGTTTCGGCGTGACGCAGGAGGGTATTGAGAGCCAGATTTTTTTCCTGAAGCTCTTGACTTTTTACTGTGAGACGCTCTTCAAGACGCTTGCGCTCAGTAAGGTCGTGACTGAGACCTACGGTTCCGTATACGACACCCTGATCATCTTTGAGCAATGCAAAGACTGAAATGGCGACGCCTCGTGTTCCATCCTTTCTTATAAACTGATATTCGCCCTTCCAAACGTCTCCATCACGAAGGACATCTCGGGACTGTTGCTTCATTTGACCGCCATCGGAGTTTTGTGTCAGCAAATACGCCGAACGTCCAAGAATCTGCCCTTTGGTGTATCCGAACATGCGTTCGCTGGCAGGATTCCAGTCAATGATGTTTCCCTCCAGATCAGTAACGATGATAGCCTCATCCATGTAAGAAAATATGTGGCGGTAGTGTTTAAGTTCAGCTTCCTCGTTGCGAATAGCCGTAACATCTTGAAAAAATAAAGCCACTCCATCGCCCACTTTCCCGAACCAAAACCGAACCAGAGCTTCACCGGTATCCTTTGGATTCAAATTCATCCGAATCTCGAAATTTTTCTGTTCTCCCGTCTCAGTAACTTCACACGCTGATTCGAAAAGCGTTTTCATTTTCACCGGGTCTTTAAAAATTTTTCTAAAAGACATTCCTGGGCGGAAATCTTCATTGAGGTTCACAGCCCTAATTCCGGCCGGGTTCATTCTTGAGCATTGAAAGTCCAGAATCACTCCATCCCGGTTCCTTATAGCCTGGATCAACAGAAAAGGTCGTGGAATTTCGTTCAGGGTCTTTTCTGCGAAAGCTTTATCCGATTGATTCTCAACTGCATCGAAACAAAGATCTTCCCTCGGGACCACCACAGAAAAAACAGCGAATTTTTCTCTTGTTCCAGTGGGTATTCGCTCTACGAAGGAGTGTTCCATCAGGCGCCGACCGGGCAACCCCATTGGACTGAATCCGTTTGGCATTGACGTGGAACCTGACGCTAGATTCTCCAAAAGTCCCTGCCACGATTGCGCCGTCTCTCTGGGTATCGGCAAGTCTTGCACTTTCTTGTCCAGGATGTCCTGGACAGTGAGATTCAGGGAAAACGCCCGGTTTAAAATATCCACAGCCGGTGTAGAAATTTTGACGAACCCTTTTTCCGGAAGATACGAGTAAAGAGCGCAATGACCTGAGTTAACCAAAAGTTCATATTCTCTGGCTGCGCCAATTTCCAGAGGATCGAAAAAAAGCATCACTATCTGCCTGGCCTGACCGAAGTTGTCCAGCAAGACCACCGCCGTCATGGACAGAGTTAAAATTGGTCCATCTTTCCGTTTGATCATGAGACGCATGTTTTCACGTCCAGTCTTTTTTGACCAAAACATGGCTATCGAATCCAGAAGCGTCTGAACGGTTTCATGATCGAAAAGAACAGCGTTCGTCCATACCTGAATGTGAGCAAGTTCTTCAATTGAATACCCGGTCAAGCGTTCGGCTTCTTCGTTGTAGGACGTGAAAAAACCGTCACGGCGCATACTAATCATTCCGAGACAATTCTGTCTGGCCAGAAGCGTCAGAACCGCTTCAGTGCTTGTCCTGGACATTCCGATATTGTCACCGATGCCACGACAGAGTTGATCATAATCTTGTTTGGCCTCCACCATTTCTTGAAGTTTGGCCACGCATGAAATAAGCGTATCCGAACTAAACGACTCGTCCAGAATGATTGGCCTATAATACCTTGGCAAAGTCAGATTGCCCCAGGCGAGTCCGGGATAGCCAAGAATAATTATTTCTATCAAAGGATTTATCTGCTTTATCCCCGTGGCCAGGGTAGCCAGCTCCATTTCGGTATTGCCAGCGTCAATTATCACAATGAGGTGTTCGCTGGGCTTCCTGGCTAGGATATTGAGAGCTTCCACAGCCTCGGACGCTATATTTACGGAAAGTTGATCCAGCTCAGCTTCAAGCGTTTTTCGAGCGGACTCCGCCGTTTCAGCGGAGGACCCGATCCACAACAGACGAGCACTTGACATACGATGACCTTTAAGTATAGTTGACTTGACGTTTCAAAGAGTCTGCACAATTGTTAAGCGGAATCGCGGTTGCCTTTTTAGCTGGACTCACGAATTAATATTATCACGAAACCCTCTTTCTTTTGAAGTAGGTCGTTCATGGATGGGCCGGGCAAAATACAGGTGTTCACGGGCGAAGGAAAGGGAAAAACTACAGCGGCTGTAGGGTTAGCTGTTCGCGCAATCGGCAGAGGTTTCAGGGTTTTCATGGTTCAATTCCTCAAGGCTCCTGATACGTCAGGAGAGCAGATCGCTTTGAAATCCTTGGCGCCTATGATCACTATCAAACCCATGGGTAGAAAGGGTTTCATATTCGAGCGAGGATGTGAGCCCAGGGATGTGGAAATGGCCAAACAGGCTTTAGCGGAAGCTCGTTCAGCCATGTTGAGCGGGGAAGTTGATATGATCATCCTGGATGAGGTAAACATAGCCGAGAATTTGGGCTTAATCGATATCCAGGAGGTTTTGGATCTCATGAATTCGAAACCTGATAACGTGGAATTGGTCCTTACAGGACGTTATGCCCACCCAGAAATAATAAATCGCGCCGATGTCGTCCTTGAAATGAAAAAGATCAAACATCACTTTGACAAAGGCGTCAGGGCTCGTAACGGAATTGAGTATTAGAACCTCATCATGCGGCGTTCCTTTCGGAACAACACGACCCCAACTAATTTCAATGGTCTAAATCGATTTTTCCCAACCTTGTCCAAAGTCCGCAAGCGGCCTGACATCCGTAACTTCAAAAGTCAATGCGGCGTGTATCATTTTTTTGGCTGCCTCAGGCCCGACTTTTTCAGCAATCGCCGCCCTTATCTGATCGAGTTTTTGCCCGGAAGTTTCATGTTCTTTCATTTCCACATAAATACGAACACCTTTCCAATCCGTGACCGCTTTGCCGGGTTCCATAATCAAAAAAACCGCATGAGGGTTCTCAAGAAGATTTGAAAATGTCCGGTTTTTCCCCGTACCCATCTGGATGGTTTTTTCGTCGACCATTCGCGGTGATCCAAAATACGCCGAATCAACCTTCCCGTTTTTATCCACTGTGCTGAGAGTACCCAGTCTGGGTTGTTTGTTGAAATATTCCATAAGCTTTTTGCTCATTGACGCCTCCTGTCATCGTTCATTTATTTTGATAGATTCTAATGCGACTATAATTCTCACTCTTGTTTGATGCAAATTTTGAGCCGCTTCTAAATCGACCTGTTTAGTCAACAAGGACCATGGTGAACCAGGCCGGCAACAGACTTCCCGTTTTGTCAAATTCCACCTTGAACCCCAGGGACTCTACAGTCTTGACCACGTCTATTCCTAAACCGTCCATGGATGGTCTAGCCTTTTCAGGAAATCCGCATGGCTCAGGAAAAGCGCATTCTTCGCACTGGACGCACAAAACCAATGCAAAAGCGAACACAGCCCCATATTCCAAGATTGCTTCTTTTTCCACTGCCAAAGTTATTTCCTGGGCAGCTTTGGGCTCTGCAGATTTCAGAATTATCGCATTCCGATAGCACTGTAGGGCCTTTTTGAACTCGTCAATAGAAATGCCTATATTGGGACTGCAAGTCCAGTATTTCCCCCAACGTTTACATCCAAAACGACATTTTAGTATTGAACGCGGGTCAAAAACAATATCGCTGGCGGCGATAGGCTTTGCGTCCAACGCCCCTCTTGATTTGGCGAACTCTACGAGTTTTTGCAGTGATTGTTCCAAATTCGCTCCATTGAGGCGGCCAATTATGTTGAAGGCCGATGTAAAACGCATCGACATAATGAGACGGGCCCACCCTGATTTCAGAAACGCCTAACCGGGAAGACAACAAAATCCATATTTTTCGAGGCATCGTTCTGCCTGGGTTAACGGTGAATCCAGGTCAACCCCCAGGATTTCGAAAATGTCGGACGCTCCGGATACACCTGTTACAAGCCTAGCGCCTTTTTTCGCGACTGTCAAACCGCATGCAGAAGCATTTTGTAACGTATTTTTCTCTTTCGTTACGAACAGGAATATGATTTATGTCTTTTGTCACTCGTGGAAGGGTCAGGCGTGAGCGCCAGGCCGGTTCCTTTTATTATGAAATATATCGGTTAACTGAATTTCGACTCCTATACCCGGGACATCTCGATGAAGAATTTTATTACCTGTATAGTATGCTGTTGTCTCCTCATTGGGTCGGCTTACGCCGAATCTGATTGCTACGTCGTTACTGAGGACGCCTTGATTGCGGATTCCCAACAAACATGGGAGATGGCGAATATGATGCTCAGGAATCAGGAGATGGAAAAACTCACCAGATTATCCTTGGAAGAAAAAATCGCAGTGCTGAAAAAGGGCGAAAAGATTCATCTTCTTTCAGCGGGTCCCATACTCAATGAAATTAGAACTGAAAAAGGCCAGAAGAGATGGTTTATTGCTATAGAGGTTGCCAAACCCTGTCCGAAACAAGACTAATTACGGCTTCTGCCTAGAGTCTCGATCCCGTGCTTTCGATCTTCAAGTCAACCTAGCAATTTTTGATCCCACAAAAAATCCTTTACTCAAGCTGTGCGTTTGTGTTTAGGATTGTTTATATTTGATCTTTTACAGATAACTAAAGGCTATTATCCTCATCTAGCTCGAAGATAACGTGTCGGGGACAAATCCGATGCAAGAGGCGTCATCCAAAACTGACATCTATCGTGACATCGTTCTCGGCGTGGCAACGTTCGCGGCTCTGTACATTGTCCGAATGGATAATTACCTCTTGTTTCACAGTATCGCAGAACTATTCAGCATCGCCGTTGTCGGGGGAATGTTTGCAGTCACCTGGGCTTCAAGACACGTCCTGAAAAACAACTATCTTCTTCTTGTCGGAGTCTCTTACCTGTTTGTGGCGGGCTTTGATTTGTTGCATACCCTGGGTTATCAGGGCATGGGAGTGTTCCCACAGTATGGCCCAAACCTTTCGCCGCAACTTTGGCTCTGCGCTCGTTCCATAGAGAGCTGCTCCCTGATGATAGCTCCGTTATTTTTGAAACGACGCCTGCGGATTGAAATTCTACTTGCGGTTTTGACGGTTCTGTCGGCTCTCCTGCTAGCGTCTATATTTTACTGGAAAATTTTTCCAGTATGTTTCGTCGAAGGTGTTGGGCTCACCCCCTTCAAGGTCATAGCAGAATACGTCATTTGCGCCATTCTTGTGGTCGCTTTGGTTTTGCTGCTCAAACATAAAGATTCTTTCGACAAGAGGGTTTTGAAACTGGTGGCCTTGTCGATAATCGTGACCATCGCACAGGAATTGGTATTGACCCGTTATGTTCAAATGTATGACTTCTACAATTTGATCGGGCATTACCTGAAAATTGTTTCATTCGTCCTGCTGTACCAGGCGATTGTAGAAACTGGCGTGACCAAGCCCCTTGT
This window of the Desulfomonilaceae bacterium genome carries:
- a CDS encoding DUF2284 domain-containing protein: MSMRFTSAFNIIGRLNGANLEQSLQKLVEFAKSRGALDAKPIAASDIVFDPRSILKCRFGCKRWGKYWTCSPNIGISIDEFKKALQCYRNAIILKSAEPKAAQEITLAVEKEAILEYGAVFAFALVLCVQCEECAFPEPCGFPEKARPSMDGLGIDVVKTVESLGFKVEFDKTGSLLPAWFTMVLVD
- a CDS encoding uroporphyrinogen decarboxylase family protein — its product is MGKQHVINAVKGLATEKVPWVPYSGVHSAFLINEPADKFLQDPDLIAKGVLFAAQRYKADGIPLLFDLTVEAISMGCSHKWWPDNPPSITGHPLDKKTLTESGLKIPGPKDGRWPVIVEAGKKVRAELSDVALYGILCGPLTLASHLRGVRIFTDVIKNRPIAKEIIEFSGKVAGEAARIYAEEIGCDVIAITDPVASLIKPEIFREFVTPAAQPAIEAVKKAGKVSSFFICGDATKCLEEVAAVGTDGFAIDEQLNLNYVRDVALKYGVGFGGNLKLTLALSLGLVSPREDALVALAAGGSTGFVLAPGCDIPYDVPREHIDQVIEAIEFYNTYYAKYPHHIVKKQDGSK
- a CDS encoding PAS domain S-box protein, whose product is MSSARLLWIGSSAETAESARKTLEAELDQLSVNIASEAVEALNILARKPSEHLIVIIDAGNTEMELATLATGIKQINPLIEIIILGYPGLAWGNLTLPRYYRPIILDESFSSDTLISCVAKLQEMVEAKQDYDQLCRGIGDNIGMSRTSTEAVLTLLARQNCLGMISMRRDGFFTSYNEEAERLTGYSIEELAHIQVWTNAVLFDHETVQTLLDSIAMFWSKKTGRENMRLMIKRKDGPILTLSMTAVVLLDNFGQARQIVMLFFDPLEIGAAREYELLVNSGHCALYSYLPEKGFVKISTPAVDILNRAFSLNLTVQDILDKKVQDLPIPRETAQSWQGLLENLASGSTSMPNGFSPMGLPGRRLMEHSFVERIPTGTREKFAVFSVVVPREDLCFDAVENQSDKAFAEKTLNEIPRPFLLIQAIRNRDGVILDFQCSRMNPAGIRAVNLNEDFRPGMSFRKIFKDPVKMKTLFESACEVTETGEQKNFEIRMNLNPKDTGEALVRFWFGKVGDGVALFFQDVTAIRNEEAELKHYRHIFSYMDEAIIVTDLEGNIIDWNPASERMFGYTKGQILGRSAYLLTQNSDGGQMKQQSRDVLRDGDVWKGEYQFIRKDGTRGVAISVFALLKDDQGVVYGTVGLSHDLTERKRLEERLTVKSQELQEKNLALNTLLRHAETERIMACERVVGDLSHRINDRLFRILEAKNKPQAVETQVSLLLQELGTAPETRKVEQTDHSPRLTEKELEVAQLIRLGKTSEQIAFILDKSPDTIRLQRISIRKKLGIDRKDRNLASHLKKIDLA
- the cobO gene encoding cob(I)yrinic acid a,c-diamide adenosyltransferase, whose product is MDGPGKIQVFTGEGKGKTTAAVGLAVRAIGRGFRVFMVQFLKAPDTSGEQIALKSLAPMITIKPMGRKGFIFERGCEPRDVEMAKQALAEARSAMLSGEVDMIILDEVNIAENLGLIDIQEVLDLMNSKPDNVELVLTGRYAHPEIINRADVVLEMKKIKHHFDKGVRARNGIEY
- a CDS encoding pyridoxamine 5'-phosphate oxidase family protein; protein product: MSKKLMEYFNKQPRLGTLSTVDKNGKVDSAYFGSPRMVDEKTIQMGTGKNRTFSNLLENPHAVFLIMEPGKAVTDWKGVRIYVEMKEHETSGQKLDQIRAAIAEKVGPEAAKKMIHAALTFEVTDVRPLADFGQGWEKSI